The DNA sequence CCGCCGCCAGGGGATCGCCCGCGCCTTAATTCATCGTGCCATGCAAACCGCTAGCTGCAATCAGGTTAGGATTGTCTGGCTGGAGGTCAGGCCATCAAACCAGGCAGCCTTGTCACTCTATCATTCTTTAGGATTCCGCTGTGTGGCGAGAAGAAAGAAATACTACTCTGAGACGGGAGAAGATGCCCTGATTATGTCCCGGGCATTACCCTAATCAGCAAGGTTACAAGTTCCGTGATAAAACTGCTGTCACGTCTAATTTCTTATGATCTTGAATCCGCATCAAAAAAAAGGGGCCCGGAGGCCCCTTAATTGCTAACTCTCATCGAATCTAAATGCCCAAGATCTTAACCGAACTCAGGGCCAGATTGTAGATGCTGTTGGGGAAGATGCCGATCGCCAGAACGGCAATAGCGCTAAAGACCAATGTTGTCGTCATGGTAGCATTCAGAGGAACCGGACCCAGATCGGCTTCGGCAGGATACATATACATAATGACAATGATCCTGAGATAGTAGTAAACTGAAATCAGGCTGTTGAGCACACCGATAATAACCAGCCAGATATAACCGGCTTCCACCGCGGCGGAAAAAATATAGAATTTGCCGATAAACCCGGCTGTCGGCGGCATACCCACCAGGCTGAACATAAAGACCGACATGAGTAGGGCCATTCCCGGATATTGGAAACCGACGCCGCTATAGTCATAAATATTCAGGCAACTGTCTTTCTTCCGGGACACGAGGATAACGACGCCAAAGGCCCCTAGATTCATCAGGGTGTATGCCAAGAGATAGTACAGAATGCCGATCCCGCCTAATTGATTCCCGGCTACTAATCCCACCAGGATGTAACCTGCGTGGGCAATAGAGGAATATGCCAACATGCGCTTGATATTGGTCTGCGCCAGAGCCGTGACGTTGCCTATCGTCATAGTCGCTACCGCTACTACCCACAGCAGCATATCCCAATCCATCCGCACGGATGGGAAGACCTCCATAAAGACCCGCAAGAATGCCGCAAACGCCGCAGCCTTGGTTCCCACCGACATAAAGGCGGTAATCGAAGTCGGAGCGCCTTCATAGACATCAGGGGTCCACATATGGAAAGGGACCAGGGAGACCTTGAAGCCGAACCCTACTACCAAGAGACCCAACCCGAGATAGGTCAAGGGATTCATGCCGCCTGACTTTATTACCTTGGCCAGATCGGCGAGATACATCGTGCCCGTCCCGCCGTACAGCATTGCCATACCGAACAGCAGGAAAGCAGAGGAAAACCCGCCCAGGAGCAGGTATTTCAACGCCGCTTCGTTAGATTTCGCTTCTTCCCGGAACATTCCGGATAAGATATATATCGGAATCGACAATACTTCAACGCCCAGGAAGATGGTCACTAAATTCCCACCAGCGGCCAACAGCATCATACCGACGGCAGCGAATAGCATCAGGGCATAGTACTCACCGCAACTTTTATGGTATTCCTCCATATATCTGATTGACAACGCGACGCTGATGCCAGTGCCAATAAGAAACACCACATAAAAATAGAATGAGAAGTTATCCACATAAATCATGCGGGAAAAATCAGCGCCCTGGCGGTCCCATAACCACACCGTTTGTACCAAGGCTATCAGCACCGCGGTGAGCGCTATCTGATGAAAATGTCCTTTTTTTACCCCCTTGATGGAAAAGGCGTCCACCAAAAGGAGGAGCAGCCCGGCCACGCTAAGGGTGATTAAAGGCCCGATGTTGGTAAGACTAATACTTGGTATATCAATGCTCATCTCTGGTCCCCCTTAACCATCACATCAGCTACAGCCACTTTGGTGGCTTTGGCTTTCTCCATCATGGCGACAAAATTGGCAGTTGACGCCTTAGTTTTATCAAGGAAGGTATTCGGATACACCCCGATCCAAACAATAAATACTAATATCGGCAGCAGAACTACAACTTCCCGCATGGATAGGTCTTTAAGGTTACGGTTCTTCTCGTTTGTTATGGTGCCAAACATGACTCTCTGGAACATCCACAGCATATAGGCAGCAGCAAATATGACCCCCGAGGCGGCAAAGATGGCAAAGACTTTATTAGTCTTAAATGCTCCCAGCAGGATCAGATATTCACCGACAAACCCGTTCAGGCCGGGCAACCCGATTGACGACAGGGTAACAACCATAAATATGGTAGCGTATACCGGCATTACCTTTGATAAACCACCAAAATCGGCAATCATTCGAGTATGCCGGCGCTCATAGACCATTCCGACGATCAAAAACAAGGCCCCGGTGGAAAGCCCATGGTTGATCATCTGGATGATTCCCCCTTGGACCCCGGCCATGGTGTAAGTAAACAGACCCAGCATGACAAAACCTAAATGGCTGACAGAAGAGAACGCTACCAGCCGCTTTAAATCAACCTGCACCAGAGATACCAAGGCACCGTATACGATACCAATCACCGCCAGAATACTAAAGAGCGGCACAAAATACCAGGCGGCGTCGGGGAACATCGGCATATTAAACCGCAGGAAGCCATAGGTTCCCATCTTCAATAGGACCGCGGCCAGGATAACACTGCCAACGGTTGGGGCTTCGGTGTGAGCATCCGGCAACCAGGTGTGCACCGGAAACATCGGCACTTTAATGGCAAAAGCCAACCCGAAGGCCAGAAACATCCAAAACTGCATCATGAACGGGATCTGCAGACCGTACATCTTCAGCAGATCGAAGGTATAGACGCCGGTAACCTTGTAGTTGTAAAAATACAACACCAGGATGGCAACTAACATCAACAGACTGCCAACCATGGTGAAGATGAAAAACTTTACCGCCGCATAGATCCGCCGGGCGGGATTGCCCCATACGCCGATCAAAAGATACATCGGGATGAGCATAATTTCCCAAAAGATGTAGAAGAGGAAGAGATCCAAAGAGACAAAGACACCGATCATACCTGTCTGTAAAAACAGCAGACAGATCATAAACTCCTTTACTTTGCTCTGAATATCTTCCCAGCAGGCCAGTACGCAGATAGGAGTGATAAACGTGGTTAGCAACACCAACAGCAGGGAAATACCGTCGATGCCGATATAATAGCTGATCCCGTAGGCAGGAAACCAGCTATACCTCTCCACAAATTGCATGGCCGCTGATCCGCCGTCGAACCCGAACCATAAAGGCAACGAGATGATAAATTCCAGCAAGGCAAACGCCATGGCAGTGCCTTTTATCAGCCATTGATTTTCGCGGTTCAACATCATGATCAGGGCCACCCCGACCATGGGGAGCAGAATCAATATAGATAAAATCGGAAAATTCATTGAGTTAACTCCTTATCCCCCTACTACCGGCCAAGATAATAGCCTGTGATGACCGCTACGCCGATCAAGATCCCCAGAGCATAATTTTGGACATAGCCGGTTTCCAATTTTCTAATAACCGTGCTGAACCAATCAATAAGCCATGCCGTTCCGTTAACGGCGCCATCAATAACTTTGCTATCCGCTTCCTGCCACAAGAAAACCGATCCGTTCTTTATCGGCTCAACCACCGTGGCATCATAAATTTCATCGACATAGTACTTGTTGTAAATCAGATCATACAACACCGGAACTTTGGCCGTGACCTCGGCCGGCAATTCAGGCTGCTTGATATACATCTTGTATGCTGCGCATATACCTACAATCGCCACACCCATACTTACCAGCATCATCATGATTTCAAAAGACATTGCGTGATGAACTTCCGGACGGGCTACGTGGGTGATCGCCGGGCTTAAGAAGTCATGAAAGAGATTCCAGCCCTGAATCAGGGGAATACCGACAAAGCCGCCTACAGTGGAAAGCACCGCTAAAACAATCAACGGTATGGTCATCACCGGGGGGGATTCATGCGGATGCACATGCGAATCCCACCGCCGTTCCCCGTAAAAGGTCATGAATATTAGACGAAACATGTAAAAAGCGGTCATTAAGGCGGCTGTCGTGGCTACCGCCCAATAGGCAACATGCCCGTCTATTAATGCCTTATAAAGAATTTCGTCCTTGCTGAAGAACCCGGCAAAAGGAAAGATCCCGGCGATGGCCAGGGTTCCGGCCATCATAACCCCGAAGGTGATTGGCATCTTGCCTCTCAAGTCACCCATCTTTCGCATATCCTGTTCGCCATGCATGCCGTGGATAACGCTGCCGGAACCGAGGAAGAGCAGGGCCTTAAAAAAAGCGTGGGTCATAAGATGGAAAATTGCTGCAATGAATGCCCCTACACCACAGGCCAGAAACATAAACCCCAACTGGCTGACGGTGGAATACGCCAGAACCCGCTTGATATCGTTCTGAGCCAGACCGATAGAGGCCGACATAAAAGCCGTAGCCAGACCAACCACCGCCACCACCGTCATTGAGATCGGCGCCAGCGCATAGAGGGCGCTACAGCGCGCCACCATATACACGCCCGCCGTAACCATGGTGGCGGCATGGATCAGGGCGCTGACCGGAGTGGGACCTTCCATGGCATCGGGCAGCCAGGTAAAAAGGGGAATCTGGGCCGATTTACCGGTGGCCCCCAGGAAGAGCAACAGAGTAATGACGGTAACGACCACGTCCCCTACCGGCAGGCCATGCGCCTGGGTAAAGACTTCCCGGAAGTTGATGGTCCCGAAGGTATAGAAGATGAGAAAGATGCCGAGTAAAAATCCGAAGTCGCCGACCCGGTTGACCACAAAGGCCTTCTTGCCGGCGTCACTGGCGGATTGTTTCTCATACCAATAACCGATCAGCAGGTAAGAGCACAGCCCCACGCCTTCCCAACCGACAAACATCAGCAGGAAGTTATTGGCCATGACCAGAATCAGCATATTAACCACAAAGAGGTTCAGGTATGAGAAGAAGCGGGGATAATCAGGATCATCATGCATATACCCGACCGAATAGACATGGATGATAAATCCCACGCCCGAAACGACCAGGAGCATCACCAGAGATAAGGGGTCTACCAAAAAACCCGCCTGGGCATTAAAACTTCCAGAGGTGATCCAGTTAAAGACAACCACCTCGATAGGCTTGACATTAGCAGGTAGATGGATAAATTCCCAGAAGGCTCCTATAACATAAGCAAATGATAAACCTACAGTTACAGGCCCGACAATGCTGATTGTCTGTCTGGAAACCTTCCTGCCCAACAGGCCATTGAATAAAAAGCCGATCAACGGAAAAACAGGCACCAACCATATGTATTCTATCATGGCCTGCTCCTTACCACTTCATGATATTGAGTTCATCAACATACACGGTGCCTTTGTTGCGGAATATGACATAGATCAGAGCCAATCCCACGGCAACTTCAGCAGCCGCCACCACCATGACAAAAAACACAAACATCTGCCCGTCGATGGCCTTATAATAATCTGAGAAGGCTATGAGAGCGAGATTAACGGCATTCAACATCATCTCAATACACATGAAGATGATTATTGCATTCCGCCGGATTAACACCCCGACCACACCAATGGCGAACAGGGCGCAACTTACCGCCAAATAATAGGTTATCGGCATCACCATGTTTATCTCCTGCGAAACCCTTACTTAGTCCACTTTGGTCTTGGCCAAGATCACGGCACCTACAACTGCGACCAGCAATAAGATTGAAGTAACTTCAAACGGCAGCAGGTAATCAGTGAAAAGTGATTTAGCCACCATTTCTGTTGTGCCAAAATCGGCCGCCATGCCTTTGCCGGGAGGCAGCTTCAATCTGGTGATGGTATAGATTACCAAAGCCGCCGTGCCTGTTGCCAAGGAAGCCCCCAGGATTTTTTGGCCGATATGCAGCTGCGCCCCCCCCTCCTCGGGTTGCCGTAGATTCAGCAACATAATGACAAACAGGAACAGAACCATGATGGCGCCGGCATAGACAATAATCTGTACCGCGGCAATAAATTGAGCATTCGCCAGGAGGTATATGCCTGCCAGGGCAAAGAAGTTCAACACCAGATAGAGGGCGCTGCGCACCGGATTTACCTGGATCACCACCATGATCCCGGAGATCAAAGCAGTTGCGGCTAATAGAAAAAATATTATGTGCATCCTTTAATCTCCTCGGACTGGATTAACTCTTTTTCTTGAGCATTTCAAGATCATACAGCAAAGCACTCTTATCGTATTGCG is a window from the Desulfobacca acetoxidans DSM 11109 genome containing:
- a CDS encoding NADH-quinone oxidoreductase subunit J family protein — protein: MHIIFFLLAATALISGIMVVIQVNPVRSALYLVLNFFALAGIYLLANAQFIAAVQIIVYAGAIMVLFLFVIMLLNLRQPEEGGAQLHIGQKILGASLATGTAALVIYTITRLKLPPGKGMAADFGTTEMVAKSLFTDYLLPFEVTSILLLVAVVGAVILAKTKVD
- the nuoK gene encoding NADH-quinone oxidoreductase subunit NuoK; amino-acid sequence: MVMPITYYLAVSCALFAIGVVGVLIRRNAIIIFMCIEMMLNAVNLALIAFSDYYKAIDGQMFVFFVMVVAAAEVAVGLALIYVIFRNKGTVYVDELNIMKW
- the nuoL gene encoding NADH-quinone oxidoreductase subunit L produces the protein MIEYIWLVPVFPLIGFLFNGLLGRKVSRQTISIVGPVTVGLSFAYVIGAFWEFIHLPANVKPIEVVVFNWITSGSFNAQAGFLVDPLSLVMLLVVSGVGFIIHVYSVGYMHDDPDYPRFFSYLNLFVVNMLILVMANNFLLMFVGWEGVGLCSYLLIGYWYEKQSASDAGKKAFVVNRVGDFGFLLGIFLIFYTFGTINFREVFTQAHGLPVGDVVVTVITLLLFLGATGKSAQIPLFTWLPDAMEGPTPVSALIHAATMVTAGVYMVARCSALYALAPISMTVVAVVGLATAFMSASIGLAQNDIKRVLAYSTVSQLGFMFLACGVGAFIAAIFHLMTHAFFKALLFLGSGSVIHGMHGEQDMRKMGDLRGKMPITFGVMMAGTLAIAGIFPFAGFFSKDEILYKALIDGHVAYWAVATTAALMTAFYMFRLIFMTFYGERRWDSHVHPHESPPVMTIPLIVLAVLSTVGGFVGIPLIQGWNLFHDFLSPAITHVARPEVHHAMSFEIMMMLVSMGVAIVGICAAYKMYIKQPELPAEVTAKVPVLYDLIYNKYYVDEIYDATVVEPIKNGSVFLWQEADSKVIDGAVNGTAWLIDWFSTVIRKLETGYVQNYALGILIGVAVITGYYLGR
- a CDS encoding NADH-quinone oxidoreductase subunit M; protein product: MNFPILSILILLPMVGVALIMMLNRENQWLIKGTAMAFALLEFIISLPLWFGFDGGSAAMQFVERYSWFPAYGISYYIGIDGISLLLVLLTTFITPICVLACWEDIQSKVKEFMICLLFLQTGMIGVFVSLDLFLFYIFWEIMLIPMYLLIGVWGNPARRIYAAVKFFIFTMVGSLLMLVAILVLYFYNYKVTGVYTFDLLKMYGLQIPFMMQFWMFLAFGLAFAIKVPMFPVHTWLPDAHTEAPTVGSVILAAVLLKMGTYGFLRFNMPMFPDAAWYFVPLFSILAVIGIVYGALVSLVQVDLKRLVAFSSVSHLGFVMLGLFTYTMAGVQGGIIQMINHGLSTGALFLIVGMVYERRHTRMIADFGGLSKVMPVYATIFMVVTLSSIGLPGLNGFVGEYLILLGAFKTNKVFAIFAASGVIFAAAYMLWMFQRVMFGTITNEKNRNLKDLSMREVVVLLPILVFIVWIGVYPNTFLDKTKASTANFVAMMEKAKATKVAVADVMVKGDQR
- a CDS encoding NADH-quinone oxidoreductase subunit N; translated protein: MSIDIPSISLTNIGPLITLSVAGLLLLLVDAFSIKGVKKGHFHQIALTAVLIALVQTVWLWDRQGADFSRMIYVDNFSFYFYVVFLIGTGISVALSIRYMEEYHKSCGEYYALMLFAAVGMMLLAAGGNLVTIFLGVEVLSIPIYILSGMFREEAKSNEAALKYLLLGGFSSAFLLFGMAMLYGGTGTMYLADLAKVIKSGGMNPLTYLGLGLLVVGFGFKVSLVPFHMWTPDVYEGAPTSITAFMSVGTKAAAFAAFLRVFMEVFPSVRMDWDMLLWVVAVATMTIGNVTALAQTNIKRMLAYSSIAHAGYILVGLVAGNQLGGIGILYYLLAYTLMNLGAFGVVILVSRKKDSCLNIYDYSGVGFQYPGMALLMSVFMFSLVGMPPTAGFIGKFYIFSAAVEAGYIWLVIIGVLNSLISVYYYLRIIVIMYMYPAEADLGPVPLNATMTTTLVFSAIAVLAIGIFPNSIYNLALSSVKILGI